Proteins encoded together in one Solanum lycopersicum chromosome 7, SLM_r2.1 window:
- the LOC138337422 gene encoding uncharacterized protein codes for MAYGPVYFKTQPNLQLSLSDKNILDALTLNVKTHGYNYAAGFELICLSYRIYYKLLTTLNPRCKLYDSSDETILVSEDITNSDYSHITQNPDEHFNGRFSNQNETIQTLLNGLKCNHLGYFRWYKDNFMSKVMDLPKSKSSYWKNQFIDGLPSLFSERVKKVLRGDKPEIPYDRLTYGKLIGIYTQERLNLCNELKLAQQIKRTQMSTKSQLGDFRTQFEIEGPSSSKPKTGQTEERHHKRRHRSKRYKEKQEEKKAHRKATSFARNFFKRDLKNIKCYKCGRFGHLATNCKADKFKALELDEPTQDKLYELLYESYEVENLKKEIKPLKQNQLINNYRIFQLENEKDISDFDKGKVVIDEEIDTSLNPKFLGMMQIVTAHRWKKHIVTLPYEDSFSESDIPTKSRPCQMNAELVDFCKKESDSLLQKGLIKPSKSSWSCTAFYVNNAAEQERAWEGMTLLLDQKNVAEGVKIKEEEDQSLSLLKDKLIRQDPKTGQLYGQELVDQIQAKLIEYKDIPQKKLSAENSIKHIARRISIQEGAFFRPKGITFHLN; via the exons ATGGCTTATGGACCAGTTTATTTCAAAACGCAACCTAATTTGCAATTATCTTTATCTGATAAAAATATTCTTGATGCATTAACATTAAATGTTAAAACTCATGGTTATAATTATGCTGCTGGATTTGAGCTTATTTGTTTATCTTACAGGATTTATTACAAGCTATTGACTACTTTAAATCCTAGATGTAAATTATATGATTCGTCTGATGAGACTATTCTG GTTTCTGAAGACATCACTAATAGTGACTATTCTCATATTACTCAAAATCCAGATG AACATTTTAATGGAAGATTTTCCAATCAAAATGAGACTATTCAAACTTTATTAAATGGACTCAAATGTAATCATTTGGGATACTTTCGATGGTATAAAGATAATTTCATGAGTAAAGTGATGGATCTACCTAAAAGTAAATCGAGTTATtggaaaaatcaatttattgatGGTCTTCCTTCATTATTTTCTGAAAGGGTTAAGAAAGTTTTGAGAGGAGACAAACCAGAAATCCCTTATGATAGATTAACTTATGGAAAGTTAATAGGGATTTATACTCAGGAAAGATTAAATCTTTGTAATGAGCTTAAGCTGGCTCAACAGATAAAAAGGACTCAAATGTCTACAAAGTCTCAATTGGGAGATTTTCGTACACAGTTTGAAATAGAAGGACCGTCTAGTTCTAAACCAAAGACAGGTCAAACGGAAGAAAGACACCATAAAAGAAGGCATCGTTCAAAACGATACAAAGAAAagcaagaagaaaagaaagctCATAGAAAGGCAACAAGTTTTGCCAGGAATTTCTTCAAAAGagatttgaaaaacattaaatGTTATAAGTGTGGACGTTTTGGTCATCTTGCAACAAATTGTAAGGCCGATAAGTTTAAAGCTTTGGAGTTGGATGAACCGACTCAAGATAAACTCTATGAGTTATTATATGAATCATAT GAGGTTGAAAACCTTAAGAAAGAGATTAAacctttaaaacaaaatcagtTGATTAATAATTATCGAATTTTTCaattagaaaatgaaaaggataTTTCTGATTTTGATAAAGGCAAGGTTGTTATAGATGAAGAGATTGATACATCTCTTAATCCTAAATTTCTTGGAATGATGCAAATTGTCACTGCTCATCGTTG GAAAAAGCATATTGTGACTTTGCCTTATGAAGATTCTTTTTCTGAATCAGATATTCCTACAAAATCTCGCCCCTGTCAAATGAATGCAGAGTTAGTTGACTTTTGTAAAAAGGAAAGTGACAGTTTATTACAAAAGGGACTTATAAAACCCTCTAAATCTTCATGGTCTTGTACTGCCTTTTATGTTAATAACGCTGCAGAACAAGAGAGAG CATGGGAGGGAATGACCCTCCTCCTTGATCAGAAGAATGTGGCAGAGGGGGTAAAAATCAAGGAAGAGGAAGATCAATCTCTCAGTCTTCTCAAAG ATAAACTCATAAGACAAGATCCAAAAACTGGTCAACTTTATGGCCAAGAGCTTGTAGatcaaatacaagcaaaacttATAGAATACAAGGACATTCCACAAAAGAAACTGTCAGCTGAGAATTCTATCAAGCATATTGCCAGAAGAATCTCTATTCAAGAAGGAGCATTCTTCAGACCAAAAGGCATAACATTCCACTTGAATTGA